Proteins co-encoded in one Gemmatimonadaceae bacterium genomic window:
- a CDS encoding pyridoxal-phosphate dependent enzyme, with the protein MFRDLNAADVIAAADRIRPLIRRTPLVRSDALSGMAGGDVYLKLENRQITGSFKLRGALNVLATLPLDARARGVVASSAGNHGLGVAHAAKHFGTHATIFVPTTAPQVKRDGISALGAAMDTSQPHYDAAMDAAKSFAAHHGATFINPCLGDMLLAGQGTVALEILGDLPGLQTLIVNVGGGGLLGGCGTLVRAVAPHVRIAAAQSVNTAAMSRSLAAGRVVEIENLPTLADGLAGQIDEDALDIGRHAIDDMVTLEEEEIGKTIAWLWSTHGERVEGAGACAAGAVLLRKLQSIKTPAAIVVSGGNIDDAKLEAARRHA; encoded by the coding sequence ATGTTTCGAGACCTGAACGCCGCCGACGTCATCGCGGCCGCGGATCGCATCCGACCCCTCATCCGTCGCACCCCGCTCGTGCGGAGCGACGCGCTGAGCGGCATGGCCGGGGGCGACGTCTATCTCAAGCTCGAAAACCGACAGATCACCGGTTCGTTCAAGCTTCGTGGCGCGCTCAATGTGCTCGCGACACTGCCGCTCGACGCACGGGCGCGAGGCGTTGTCGCGTCGTCGGCCGGCAACCACGGGCTTGGCGTCGCGCACGCGGCCAAGCACTTCGGCACACACGCGACGATCTTCGTTCCGACCACCGCGCCGCAGGTCAAACGCGACGGCATTTCGGCACTCGGCGCGGCGATGGACACGTCGCAGCCGCACTACGACGCGGCGATGGATGCAGCGAAGAGCTTCGCCGCGCATCACGGAGCGACGTTCATCAACCCGTGCCTCGGGGACATGCTGCTCGCCGGTCAAGGAACCGTGGCGCTCGAGATTCTCGGCGACCTCCCTGGACTGCAAACGTTGATCGTGAACGTGGGCGGGGGCGGTCTGCTCGGTGGATGCGGGACGCTCGTGAGAGCGGTCGCGCCGCATGTCAGGATTGCGGCCGCGCAGAGCGTGAACACGGCCGCGATGTCACGGTCATTGGCCGCCGGGCGCGTCGTCGAGATCGAGAATCTGCCGACGCTCGCCGACGGCCTGGCGGGTCAGATCGACGAGGACGCGCTCGACATCGGCCGCCACGCCATCGACGACATGGTGACGCTCGAGGAGGAGGAGATCGGGAAGACGATCGCGTGGCTCTGGTCGACGCACGGCGAGCGCGTCGAAGGCGCCGGCGCCTGTGCCGCGGGAGCCGTCTTGCTCCGCAAGCTTCAATCGATCAAGACGCCCGCCGCGATCGTGGTCAGCGGCGGGAACATTGACGACGCGAAGCTCGAAGCTGCGCGACGGCACGCCTAG
- the mgtE gene encoding magnesium transporter, which yields MTPPQRNPEDRPVAALLAPDIVALLVESPADIAAETEEIHPADLADVADALDRDQLQKFLAALGASRAADVLEYMDEEVRTEFLEGITPRQAAELVTQMTPDDRADALEEIDEEHVEEILSEIPKEARQETERLLSYEPDTAGGLMTTEFVSVSADATVEKTLELVRAVARSGRKEAMYAIYTTDENGRVVGVISLRELLAAPTGAKIGDMAWSEVQSVRSSADREEVATVIADYDLVAVPVVSESGHMLGVITVDDVIDAIQEEQTEDVQKFGGMEALDEPYMQIGLVAMIKKRAGWLSVLLISEMLTTTAMQHFDIELQKVAVLALFVPLVMSSGGNSGSQATSLVTRAMALQEIELKDWWRVAARELPSGLSLGAILGVIGVIRISVWQQMKVHYPSFPVGYDYNLCRIPATSGACPAAQIIPHSWMLVALTVGLSLVGIVTFGSLAGSMLPFVLRRLGFDPASASAPFVATLVDVTGLSIYFLVALIVLHGTLL from the coding sequence ATGACGCCACCGCAGAGAAACCCAGAGGACCGGCCGGTCGCGGCGCTCCTCGCGCCCGACATCGTCGCGCTCCTCGTCGAATCGCCGGCGGACATCGCGGCGGAGACGGAGGAGATCCACCCCGCGGATCTCGCCGACGTCGCGGACGCGCTCGACCGCGACCAGTTGCAGAAATTCCTCGCCGCGCTTGGGGCGTCGCGCGCCGCGGACGTGCTCGAGTACATGGACGAGGAGGTGAGGACAGAGTTCCTCGAGGGCATCACTCCGCGCCAGGCCGCCGAGCTCGTCACGCAGATGACGCCGGACGACCGCGCCGACGCGCTCGAGGAGATCGACGAAGAGCACGTCGAGGAAATCCTCTCCGAGATTCCGAAGGAAGCGCGTCAGGAGACGGAACGGCTCCTCTCGTACGAGCCGGACACCGCCGGCGGCCTGATGACGACCGAGTTTGTCTCGGTGTCCGCCGATGCGACGGTCGAGAAGACGCTCGAGCTGGTGCGCGCGGTCGCCCGCTCGGGCCGGAAAGAGGCGATGTACGCGATCTACACGACCGACGAAAACGGACGGGTCGTCGGCGTGATCTCGCTGCGCGAGCTATTGGCCGCGCCGACGGGCGCCAAGATCGGCGACATGGCCTGGAGCGAAGTCCAGAGCGTCCGCTCGAGCGCCGACCGAGAAGAAGTCGCGACGGTGATCGCGGACTACGATCTCGTCGCCGTGCCGGTCGTCAGCGAATCCGGGCACATGCTCGGCGTGATCACGGTCGACGACGTCATCGACGCGATCCAGGAAGAGCAGACGGAGGACGTCCAGAAGTTCGGCGGTATGGAGGCTCTCGACGAGCCGTACATGCAGATCGGACTCGTGGCGATGATCAAGAAGCGGGCGGGATGGCTGAGCGTCCTGCTCATCAGCGAGATGCTGACCACGACCGCGATGCAGCACTTCGACATCGAGCTCCAAAAAGTCGCGGTGCTCGCGCTCTTCGTCCCGCTGGTCATGAGCTCGGGGGGCAACTCCGGCTCGCAAGCGACGTCGCTCGTGACACGCGCCATGGCCCTGCAAGAGATCGAGCTCAAGGACTGGTGGCGCGTCGCGGCTCGCGAGCTGCCGTCGGGGCTGAGCTTGGGCGCGATCCTCGGCGTGATCGGGGTAATTCGAATCTCGGTCTGGCAGCAAATGAAGGTGCACTATCCATCGTTCCCGGTCGGCTACGACTACAACCTCTGCAGAATCCCCGCCACGTCAGGTGCGTGCCCCGCGGCGCAGATCATCCCTCATTCGTGGATGCTCGTCGCGTTGACCGTCGGACTCTCGCTCGTCGGCATCGTGACGTTCGGCTCCCTCGCGGGCTCGATGCTTCCGTTCGTTCTGAGACGGTTGGGCTTCGACCCGGCCAGTGCCTCAGCGCCCTTCGTCGCGACCCTCGTGGACGTCACGGGACTCAGTATCTACTTCCTGGTCGCCTTGATCGTCCTTCATGGAACGCTGTTGTAG
- a CDS encoding putative glycoside hydrolase, which yields MISARLAAGLLALTSLSGFPARAQQPAERGPAVVRALYVNRWAAQSRRKMAKLVAVADTTEINALVIDMKDEFGLNYATKNPEFAKNAGNSGKANVVALLDTLKAHKIFPIARIVVFKDSVTARVHPEWTIRKTDGSVWRDKKGLAWVNPYHHELWDYNIGVAEELVKLGFGEIQFDYIRFPEPYPSLPKQVFPDSKDVTKPNALAEYLKEAKTRLNKLGVRSTADIFGLVTTVNGALEVGQEWEKLSPNADVLLPMVYPSHYPHGSFDIKSPNAEPYKVITIAIGKARERDQKLGIKEPEHVRPWLQAFTLGKPAYGAEQLRDEKKAVYDSGYDGWVMWNPGSAYDVYLPALEKTLTTRKK from the coding sequence ATGATTTCCGCGCGTCTGGCCGCCGGCCTTCTCGCACTGACGTCTCTCAGCGGTTTCCCCGCACGCGCGCAACAGCCGGCGGAGCGGGGGCCGGCCGTCGTACGCGCGTTGTACGTGAACCGGTGGGCCGCGCAGAGCCGGAGGAAGATGGCCAAGCTGGTCGCCGTCGCCGACACGACGGAGATCAACGCGCTCGTCATCGACATGAAGGACGAGTTCGGGCTCAACTACGCGACGAAGAATCCGGAGTTCGCGAAGAACGCCGGCAATTCCGGAAAGGCCAACGTCGTCGCGCTCCTCGACACGCTCAAGGCGCACAAAATCTTCCCGATCGCGCGCATTGTCGTGTTCAAGGATTCGGTGACGGCCCGCGTGCATCCCGAGTGGACGATCCGAAAGACCGACGGCTCGGTGTGGCGCGACAAGAAGGGACTCGCCTGGGTGAACCCCTATCATCACGAGCTCTGGGACTACAACATCGGCGTCGCCGAAGAGTTGGTGAAGCTCGGTTTCGGCGAGATCCAGTTCGACTACATCCGGTTTCCCGAACCGTATCCGAGTCTTCCGAAGCAGGTCTTCCCCGACTCGAAGGACGTGACCAAGCCGAACGCGCTCGCCGAGTATCTCAAGGAAGCGAAGACACGCCTCAACAAGCTTGGTGTGCGCTCGACCGCGGACATCTTCGGTCTCGTCACGACGGTGAACGGCGCGCTCGAGGTCGGACAGGAGTGGGAGAAGCTCTCGCCAAACGCGGACGTGCTGCTGCCGATGGTCTATCCGTCGCACTATCCGCACGGTTCGTTCGACATCAAGTCGCCGAACGCCGAGCCATACAAGGTCATCACGATCGCCATCGGAAAGGCGCGCGAACGCGATCAGAAACTAGGTATCAAGGAACCCGAGCACGTCCGCCCGTGGCTGCAGGCGTTCACACTCGGCAAACCGGCATACGGCGCCGAACAGCTGCGCGACGAGAAGAAAGCGGTGTACGACTCGGGCTACGACGGCTGGGTGATGTGGAACCCCGGGTCGGCGTACGACGTGTACCTACCGGCGCTCGAGAAAACGCTCACGACGCGCAAGAAGTAG
- a CDS encoding carboxypeptidase-like regulatory domain-containing protein: MRSLLVGAVLSAVAATPALAQRVRGTLTDSSTHEPITGAVVTVSDSSGRFLARGIAGGDGRFDIPRFPGSKQIRIVRIGYRPIDATVPAGNEQLELEMRAIASQLAAVTTSGRRVCPGDDANSQALQLWEQARSGFLAAVVARDAHPPNLQLRYFRVERDPMVRRVVDDSIWSKTLVGDQPFVAARSATVFATEGYMRERAGGDRDYYAPDEAVLLDQAFAGAHCLRVSAADQAHPAEIGIGFEPVTPERDSLVEIRGTVWLDQKTLDLRTVDFEYTNLEPVKGGSGGSISFQSMPNGVPMIVRWTIHSPIIATDETEMSSGIRRSLPPRRDRHRYRVLGYQVLGAEARQVMWPDGAIWRPRLASITGVVVDLHGRPMPGMRVWLNGMSDTVVTDSAGLFRLPRPVIGGLFSVVAADSTLASGGINQTVPHTLVVSDERSPAADISVDVLKMYPRGDALKVQCPNNNYVEGQGVAILRVLDTAGVVARRAHVDMETLQTVVLGDTLTRAVHRQGEIDFTGAFIVCGASLQQPMAFHVSLGEEHGDAAISRWSENVMVLTLRLHTGSP; encoded by the coding sequence GTGCGTAGCCTCCTTGTCGGTGCCGTCCTCTCGGCCGTTGCCGCGACTCCCGCCCTCGCCCAGCGAGTGCGAGGGACGCTCACCGACAGCTCGACGCACGAGCCGATCACCGGAGCGGTCGTCACGGTCTCCGATTCGTCAGGGCGCTTTCTCGCCCGCGGCATCGCCGGCGGCGACGGTCGCTTCGACATTCCGCGATTCCCAGGCTCGAAGCAGATCCGCATCGTGCGAATCGGCTATCGACCGATCGACGCGACCGTTCCGGCCGGAAACGAGCAGCTCGAGCTGGAAATGCGCGCGATCGCATCGCAACTCGCCGCCGTCACCACCTCCGGGCGGCGAGTGTGTCCCGGCGACGACGCCAACAGCCAGGCGCTTCAGCTCTGGGAGCAGGCGCGCAGCGGCTTTCTCGCCGCGGTCGTGGCCCGCGACGCCCACCCCCCGAACCTTCAGCTGCGGTACTTCAGGGTCGAGCGCGACCCGATGGTCAGGCGCGTCGTGGACGACAGCATCTGGTCCAAGACGCTGGTCGGCGATCAGCCGTTCGTCGCCGCCCGATCGGCGACGGTGTTCGCGACCGAAGGCTACATGCGCGAACGCGCCGGGGGAGACCGCGACTATTACGCGCCCGACGAAGCCGTGTTGCTCGACCAGGCGTTCGCCGGAGCGCACTGTCTACGCGTGTCGGCGGCCGATCAGGCGCACCCCGCCGAAATCGGCATCGGGTTCGAGCCGGTGACACCGGAGCGCGACAGCCTCGTCGAGATCCGTGGCACGGTGTGGCTCGACCAAAAAACGCTCGACCTTCGGACCGTCGATTTCGAGTACACGAATCTCGAACCGGTGAAGGGCGGCAGCGGCGGCAGCATCTCGTTTCAATCCATGCCGAATGGCGTGCCGATGATCGTCCGGTGGACGATCCATTCTCCAATCATCGCGACCGACGAAACCGAGATGTCGAGCGGCATTCGGCGAAGCTTGCCGCCGAGGCGGGACCGGCACCGCTATCGCGTACTCGGCTATCAAGTCCTGGGCGCGGAAGCGCGGCAAGTCATGTGGCCCGATGGAGCAATCTGGCGTCCGCGGCTCGCGTCGATCACCGGGGTCGTCGTGGATCTGCACGGCCGGCCCATGCCGGGAATGCGCGTCTGGCTCAATGGAATGTCGGACACCGTCGTCACGGACAGCGCCGGACTATTTCGTTTGCCGCGTCCGGTGATCGGCGGATTGTTCAGCGTCGTCGCGGCCGACAGCACGCTCGCGTCGGGCGGCATCAATCAAACGGTGCCGCATACCTTGGTGGTGTCTGACGAACGAAGCCCGGCCGCCGACATCAGTGTCGACGTGCTCAAGATGTATCCGCGCGGCGATGCGCTGAAGGTGCAGTGTCCGAACAACAATTACGTCGAGGGGCAGGGAGTCGCGATTCTTCGCGTCCTCGACACGGCCGGCGTCGTTGCGAGGCGCGCGCACGTGGACATGGAGACCCTCCAGACGGTCGTCCTCGGCGACACGCTGACGCGGGCGGTGCATCGCCAAGGCGAGATCGACTTCACGGGCGCCTTCATCGTGTGCGGCGCCTCGCTCCAACAGCCGATGGCGTTTCACGTGTCGCTGGGCGAGGAACACGGCGACGCCGCGATCAGCCGTTGGTCCGAGAACGTGATGGTGCTGACGCTTCGCCTACATACCGGCTCGCCCTGA
- a CDS encoding KGG domain-containing protein, which produces MPNKGNEDRTTAAGGTGASGSGSARARSNRGFASMDRSKQREIASKGGKAAHAKGTAHEFDSGEAREAGRKGGVAVSRNREHMAAIGRRGGEARGQSRNRNTAGATSHTHGTSIESRYQNHPGGLESDREVAIGGHAENNTADAHGSRGSSSLGNERRASSLITRDFR; this is translated from the coding sequence ATGCCGAACAAGGGCAACGAGGATCGCACCACGGCCGCCGGAGGAACCGGCGCGAGTGGATCTGGAAGCGCGCGAGCGCGTAGCAATCGCGGTTTCGCGTCGATGGACCGGAGCAAGCAACGAGAGATCGCGAGCAAGGGCGGAAAGGCCGCTCATGCCAAGGGTACGGCGCACGAATTCGATTCGGGCGAGGCGCGCGAGGCGGGTCGGAAGGGTGGCGTCGCCGTCAGCCGCAACCGCGAACACATGGCGGCCATCGGCCGTCGGGGCGGCGAAGCGCGCGGACAGTCCCGCAACCGGAACACCGCGGGCGCTACATCGCACACGCACGGCACGTCGATCGAATCGCGGTACCAGAACCATCCAGGTGGGTTGGAGAGCGACCGCGAGGTCGCGATCGGCGGACACGCGGAAAACAACACCGCCGACGCTCACGGCTCGCGTGGCAGCTCCTCGCTCGGCAACGAACGCCGCGCGTCGAGCTTGATCACTCGCGATTTCCGATAG
- a CDS encoding cysteine desulfurase-like protein, with the protein MTIVAGLDPNWTVGVDEIRSHFPALERTHAGYPVAYFDGPGGTQVPRSVVAAMDDYLFHHNANTHWLYPSSQETDDLIARARAALADFVFGRPDEIVFGQNMTTLTFHLARAIGRELGKGDEIVLTELDHHGNVAPWRALEKERGVTVRMAQMRLEDGTLDWNHYQSLLNPRTKVVAIFAASNALGTLNGLNQASKMARAAAPNVRIFVDAVHYAPHKAVDVKLFDCDFVGMSAYKFYGPHIGVLWGKRAAIEALDAPRLDPAPQESPERLETGTQNHEAIVGAGAAVDFIASLAVRSASRRDGVVQALRGLEARNSVLFEKLWYSLTDIDGVRLYGPEPGRGRTPTLSFTLRGRSTDHVATKLAQRGVFVSNGDFYAATIADRYGVGGNGGGFVRAGCSCYTTEEEIDRLIEGVHQIAAGRA; encoded by the coding sequence ATGACGATCGTTGCCGGGCTGGACCCGAATTGGACTGTCGGCGTCGACGAGATTCGTTCGCACTTTCCGGCGTTGGAGCGCACGCACGCCGGATACCCGGTTGCGTATTTCGACGGCCCGGGCGGCACCCAGGTCCCGCGCTCCGTCGTGGCGGCGATGGATGACTATCTCTTCCACCACAACGCCAATACGCACTGGCTCTACCCGTCGAGCCAGGAGACCGACGATCTGATCGCGCGCGCGCGGGCGGCGCTCGCGGATTTCGTCTTCGGCCGCCCCGACGAGATCGTGTTCGGTCAGAACATGACCACGCTCACCTTCCACCTTGCGCGTGCGATCGGTCGGGAGCTCGGCAAGGGTGACGAGATCGTTCTCACCGAGTTGGATCACCACGGCAACGTCGCCCCATGGCGAGCGCTCGAGAAGGAGCGCGGCGTCACCGTACGCATGGCGCAGATGCGCCTCGAGGACGGCACGCTCGACTGGAATCACTACCAAAGCTTGCTCAATCCGCGGACGAAAGTGGTGGCCATCTTCGCCGCCTCGAACGCGTTGGGCACGTTGAACGGCCTCAATCAGGCCTCGAAAATGGCGCGCGCCGCGGCGCCGAACGTGCGGATATTCGTCGACGCCGTTCACTACGCGCCGCACAAAGCGGTCGACGTGAAGCTTTTCGACTGTGATTTCGTCGGGATGTCGGCGTACAAATTCTATGGTCCGCACATCGGCGTGCTGTGGGGCAAGCGCGCGGCGATCGAGGCGCTCGACGCGCCGCGGCTCGATCCGGCGCCGCAGGAGTCGCCCGAGCGACTCGAGACGGGCACGCAGAACCACGAGGCCATCGTCGGCGCGGGGGCGGCGGTGGATTTCATCGCGTCGCTCGCGGTGCGCTCGGCGTCTCGTCGGGACGGGGTGGTGCAGGCGCTGCGCGGGCTCGAAGCGCGCAACTCCGTGCTGTTCGAGAAACTCTGGTATTCGCTCACGGACATCGACGGTGTCAGGCTGTACGGGCCGGAGCCGGGCCGCGGTCGCACGCCGACGCTGTCGTTCACGCTGCGCGGGCGTTCAACCGACCACGTCGCGACCAAGCTCGCGCAGCGAGGCGTGTTCGTGTCGAACGGCGACTTCTACGCCGCGACGATCGCCGACCGGTACGGTGTCGGTGGAAACGGCGGCGGCTTCGTGCGCGCGGGCTGCAGCTGCTACACCACCGAAGAGGAGATCGATCGTTTGATCGAAGGCGTCCACCAGATCGCCGCCGGTCGTGCGTAG
- the rnz gene encoding ribonuclease Z encodes MSLTVHLLGTSASRPTIERNVASVAVHREGETLMFDCGEGTQRQMMRYGISFSLQDIFFTHMHADHLLGVIGLIRTMALQGRTDVLRLWGPKGTAKVLKRVEGLGFERATFPVEILEVHDGQSIDRTGYAVRAFAVDHRGAMSIGFAIVEEERKGRFNPDKARELKIPEGPQWGRLHRGLSVTLDDGRTIESSELVGAKRSGRTVVITGDTRPCSATIDAARGADLLIHEATFGDEEAERAIETGHSTAREAGRVACEAGVRRLVLTHFSARYSRDASDLEEQARSVFPSTTIGKDGMEIEVPFQD; translated from the coding sequence ATGTCGCTGACCGTACACCTTCTCGGAACATCTGCGTCGCGTCCGACCATTGAGCGCAACGTCGCTTCGGTCGCGGTTCACCGCGAAGGTGAAACGCTGATGTTCGACTGCGGAGAAGGCACGCAGCGCCAGATGATGCGTTACGGGATTTCGTTCTCTCTCCAAGACATCTTCTTCACTCACATGCACGCCGATCACTTGCTCGGTGTGATCGGTTTGATCCGAACCATGGCCCTTCAGGGCCGAACCGATGTCCTCCGCCTCTGGGGACCCAAAGGGACCGCCAAAGTCCTGAAACGCGTGGAGGGCCTCGGCTTCGAGCGCGCCACTTTTCCTGTCGAGATCCTCGAGGTTCACGATGGTCAATCGATCGACCGCACGGGCTACGCCGTCCGCGCGTTCGCCGTCGACCATCGTGGCGCCATGTCCATCGGCTTCGCGATCGTCGAAGAAGAACGCAAAGGTCGATTCAATCCGGACAAAGCACGCGAGTTAAAAATCCCCGAAGGACCACAGTGGGGAAGATTGCATCGAGGCTTATCCGTAACATTGGACGATGGTCGTACGATCGAATCGTCGGAGCTCGTGGGCGCAAAAAGATCCGGACGCACAGTGGTCATTACCGGAGACACGCGTCCCTGTTCCGCGACCATCGACGCCGCGCGCGGCGCGGATCTCCTGATTCACGAAGCGACGTTCGGTGACGAAGAGGCCGAGCGGGCGATCGAGACCGGACACTCGACCGCGCGAGAAGCCGGTCGGGTCGCGTGCGAAGCCGGCGTACGACGACTCGTCCTCACCCACTTTTCAGCGCGATACTCGCGCGACGCGTCGGACCTGGAGGAGCAGGCGAGATCCGTGTTTCCCAGTACGACGATCGGGAAGGACGGGATGGAGATCGAGGTTCCCTTTCAGGACTGA
- a CDS encoding heavy-metal-associated domain-containing protein → MITTVTVDGMTCQHCVRAVFTALAAVPGIDRAEVSIGSAVVEHDGTVTVEQLRDAIAVAGYVVRDGRTNRRVLPLV, encoded by the coding sequence ATGATCACGACCGTGACCGTCGATGGGATGACGTGCCAGCACTGCGTGCGGGCCGTGTTCACCGCCCTGGCCGCGGTTCCCGGAATCGATAGGGCCGAAGTTTCCATCGGGTCCGCCGTCGTCGAGCACGACGGCACCGTCACAGTCGAGCAGCTGCGCGATGCGATCGCGGTCGCGGGATATGTGGTGAGAGACGGGAGAACGAACCGCCGAGTCCTGCCGCTCGTTTGA
- a CDS encoding cation transporter: MMEHLHLTIEGMSCAHCLHAVRGRLEKTPGVQVKSVQIGSAVLDYDPSKTSVDDIEEAIADEGYTAYVAG; this comes from the coding sequence ATGATGGAACACCTCCACCTGACCATCGAAGGCATGTCGTGCGCGCACTGCCTGCACGCCGTGCGCGGACGACTCGAGAAGACGCCGGGCGTGCAAGTGAAATCGGTGCAAATCGGCTCGGCGGTGCTCGACTACGACCCGAGCAAGACCAGCGTCGACGACATCGAAGAGGCGATCGCGGACGAGGGCTACACCGCGTACGTCGCCGGGTGA
- a CDS encoding DUF4383 domain-containing protein, whose product MVTHALMEVQMVKRVAMIFGVVFILVGLLGFAYPGGMSMGVTSPGLILGIFPVNLLHNVVHILFGIWGLMAARAYASAQTFCKLGGFIYLCLALLGLVVPTTFGLIPIGGNDVFLHTVLGVLLVWVGYVSKDETAAATA is encoded by the coding sequence ATGGTCACCCACGCCCTCATGGAGGTCCAGATGGTCAAGCGTGTCGCGATGATCTTCGGCGTCGTCTTCATTCTCGTCGGGCTGCTCGGATTCGCGTATCCCGGTGGAATGTCGATGGGCGTGACGAGCCCCGGATTGATTCTCGGTATTTTCCCGGTGAACCTGCTCCACAACGTGGTTCACATCCTGTTCGGCATCTGGGGCCTCATGGCGGCGCGCGCGTACGCCTCGGCGCAGACCTTCTGCAAGCTGGGCGGATTCATCTATCTCTGTCTGGCGCTCCTCGGGCTCGTCGTTCCGACGACGTTCGGCCTGATCCCGATCGGCGGCAACGACGTTTTCCTGCACACCGTGCTCGGCGTGCTGCTCGTGTGGGTCGGCTATGTCTCGAAGGACGAGACCGCGGCCGCGACGGCGTGA
- a CDS encoding NAD(P)-dependent oxidoreductase yields MQIAFLGLGAIGRPMAARIAASGLPLTVWNRTASRAADFAKEFGARHAATPSDAARDADVVVTCMPTSRDVASLLDGPDGLMAGLGDGATLIDCTSGDPATSRGIRDRLAERNVGYIDAPVSGGTTGAEKGTLTIMVGGDAAVLERARPVLETFGQKIVHCGEVGAGDAVKAVNNAFLATHILAAAEGLAALVKMGVDPKVALDVINASSGRSNASMNLIPERVITRKFPRTFRLALLEKDVGIAAEVARETRVPAPILQLTADLFRIARGEFGEVADHVEAVKMVEQWAGVEIA; encoded by the coding sequence ATGCAAATCGCCTTTTTGGGACTCGGCGCCATCGGGCGGCCGATGGCCGCGAGGATCGCCGCCTCGGGACTCCCGTTGACCGTATGGAATCGCACGGCGTCGCGCGCCGCCGATTTCGCGAAGGAGTTCGGCGCTCGGCACGCAGCCACTCCCTCGGACGCGGCGCGTGACGCGGACGTCGTTGTCACCTGCATGCCGACCTCGCGAGACGTCGCCAGCTTGCTCGATGGCCCCGACGGCCTGATGGCCGGCCTCGGGGACGGAGCCACGCTGATCGATTGTACGTCCGGCGACCCCGCCACGTCGCGCGGGATTCGCGATCGCCTCGCGGAAAGGAATGTCGGCTACATCGACGCGCCCGTGAGCGGCGGCACGACCGGAGCGGAGAAGGGGACGCTCACGATCATGGTCGGCGGCGACGCCGCGGTCCTCGAGCGGGCCCGACCCGTGCTGGAAACGTTCGGCCAGAAAATCGTGCACTGCGGCGAGGTCGGGGCCGGCGACGCCGTCAAGGCCGTCAACAATGCCTTTCTCGCCACGCACATTCTGGCTGCCGCCGAGGGACTCGCCGCGCTGGTGAAGATGGGCGTCGACCCGAAGGTCGCGCTGGACGTGATCAACGCTTCGAGCGGCCGGTCCAACGCGTCGATGAACCTGATTCCCGAGCGCGTGATCACACGCAAGTTTCCCCGCACGTTCCGGCTGGCGCTCCTCGAGAAGGACGTCGGCATCGCCGCCGAGGTCGCACGCGAGACGCGCGTGCCGGCGCCTATTCTTCAATTGACAGCCGATCTGTTTCGGATCGCGCGCGGCGAATTCGGGGAAGTCGCCGACCACGTGGAGGCCGTGAAAATGGTCGAGCAGTGGGCCGGGGTGGAGATCGCATGA
- a CDS encoding DUF2203 domain-containing protein: protein MQLFTVDQANRTLPLVRKIVEDVVRQHRKWRETILELDLVASTNRAEDSRNRAEQLERQAQAYARELDGYQRELEELGIQLKDPRLGLVDYPSEYDGRVVLLCWHLGEPQVQFWHELDAGYAGRQPLAPAVAV from the coding sequence ATGCAATTGTTCACGGTCGACCAGGCCAATAGAACCCTCCCGCTGGTTCGCAAGATCGTCGAAGACGTCGTGCGGCAGCACCGCAAATGGCGCGAGACGATCCTCGAGCTGGATCTCGTCGCGTCGACGAACCGCGCCGAGGATTCGCGCAATCGCGCCGAGCAGCTGGAGCGTCAGGCGCAGGCGTACGCGCGCGAGCTCGATGGATATCAGCGTGAGCTCGAGGAGCTCGGCATCCAGCTCAAGGATCCGCGTCTCGGCCTCGTGGACTATCCGAGCGAATACGACGGCCGCGTGGTGCTCTTGTGCTGGCACCTCGGCGAGCCCCAGGTTCAATTCTGGCACGAGCTCGACGCCGGGTACGCCGGACGTCAACCGCTCGCACCCGCCGTCGCCGTTTGA